The sequence CGGCGGTGAACAGCCCCGCCGCGTGCAGGCCGCCGGTGCGGTCGAAGGCCCGTTGGGCCGCGCGCAACCGGTCCGGCAGGGCGGCGAGCACGTCGGCCCGGACGGTGAGCGGATCGTCCACCACCGGGTACGGCGACCGGGTCCGCACCGCCTCGATGCTGGCCTTGCCGCAGACCCCGCACGAGCTGGTGGTGTAGAAGTTCCGCGACGGGTCGGCGGTGGGCTCGGGCACGCCCGGGGCGAGCACCACGTCCACCACGTTGTAGGTGTTCGGGGTCTCCGCCCCGGCGCAGAGCTGGGCGGTGAGCACGTCCTCGGTCGACCGGATCAGCCCCTCGGTGAGCAGGAAGCCGATCGCCAGGTCGATGTCGTCGCCGGGGGTACGCATGGTGACCGCGAGCGGCCGGCGTCGACCGGGACCGGCCGGGCCGACCCGGATCTCCAGCGGCTCCTCCACCGAGAGGGTGTCCGGCCGGCGTAGCGGGACGCGTCCGTCGGCCACCGCGTCGAGGTCGATGCGGAGCACACTCCGCCGGTCAGTCGCCCGTCCCATCCCGC comes from Micromonospora purpureochromogenes and encodes:
- the fdhD gene encoding formate dehydrogenase accessory sulfurtransferase FdhD, which encodes MGRATDRRSVLRIDLDAVADGRVPLRRPDTLSVEEPLEIRVGPAGPGRRRPLAVTMRTPGDDIDLAIGFLLTEGLIRSTEDVLTAQLCAGAETPNTYNVVDVVLAPGVPEPTADPSRNFYTTSSCGVCGKASIEAVRTRSPYPVVDDPLTVRADVLAALPDRLRAAQRAFDRTGGLHAAGLFTAEGEPVVLREDVGRHNAVDKVVGWAVRERRLPLAGHLLLVSGRASFELTQKAWMAGVPLLAAVSAPSSLGADLAEEAGMTLVGFLRGRTMNVYAGGHRVLVD